A single genomic interval of Anser cygnoides isolate HZ-2024a breed goose chromosome 7, Taihu_goose_T2T_genome, whole genome shotgun sequence harbors:
- the DNMBP gene encoding dynamin-binding protein isoform X5 — protein MCTYPRTKYGVEDPRQDPRLLSWEYEDCCAARREGVTRADALLREARWDGRPRAKRQHSDCEGADRGWGDYRREEGISVDEESVNGDCEGFWKEDYKYMDCRRTDRAWKGKSQDTEDRNYKVNEREGVQYRDCNSGIGEGRHREDRVPGRYREGGRRYREDRGPAESGEGGRWYKGDRDPRDYSEGEGHYGERERQRRQDRGSRGYREEGRQYIDARDQAAQEDFEQHGQPKGRVMHRSDPAGGCEAPAFAAWSSGDSSTSLESGSCYRQSRTWDTDCNGCGEPEGAALDARAERSRVRTGRPDWSHIWEAEAKEGNRTGSLLQRNSFYRRTAPSTLRHSEFVQTRKEKREMTLLSSQTPSLETSSAASESPEHRMLEKRSKVIEELLQTERDYIRDLEMCVERIMVPLQQAQMQSVDFEGLFGNIQVVISFSKQLLSTLEASDAIGPVFLAQRAELEGVYRVYCQNHDEAIALLETYEKDEKIQKLLVDLLDSLRSLYSEWGCTNYINLGSFLIKPVQRVMRYPLLLMELLSATPESHPDKAPLTAALLAVKEINVNINEYKRRKDLVLKYRKGDEDSLMEKISKLNFHSIIKKSNRVSSHLKHLTGFAPQLKDEAFEETEKNFRMQERLIKSFIRDLSLYLQHVRESACMKALAAVSMWDLCMEKGSGDLDQFQKVNRLISDQLFSNFKERTERLVSSPLNQLLSMFAGPHKLVQKRFDKLLDFHNCTERAEKLKDKRTLEELQSARNNYEALNAQLLDELPKFLCFAKELFASCVRGYAEAHCDFVRLALEELRPLLSLLKVSGREGNLIAVFQEEHSRVLQQLQAFTFFPESQAAPKKPFERKTMERQSARRQPLGALPSYLLQSDDIRAALLARYSPDSLFQAERNFNAAQDLDVSLLEGDIVGVIKKKDPMGSQNRWLIDNGVTKGFVYSSFLKPYNPRRSQSDVSVGSHSSNESEHSSSSPHSSTTLTFSPSGGAVAFTQKPLQDSASPGDPYQPPQSPLQTDSPSVPQLSSGDRTERLEAGVVTSPRRYSRPEPGYSPGPRNGHPAKARLRPVSSVEDRDSGLESSESEGNQVYYALYTFKGRNTNELSVSANQRLRILQFEDITGNREWWLAEAHGKQGYVPSSYIRKTEYT, from the exons ATGTGCACTTATCCCAGGACGAAATACGGCGTGGAGGATCCGAGGCAGGATCCTCGGCTTCTCAGCTGGGAATACGAGGACTGTTGCGCTGCGAGGAGAGAGGGCGTCACCAGGGCGGACGCGCTGCTCAGGGAGGCTCGCTGGGATGGGAGACCCAGGGCGAAGAGGCAGCACTCGGACTGCGAGGGAGCAGACAGAGGCTGGGGTGATTATAGGAGAGAGGAGGGCATCTCTGTGGACGAAGAGAGCGTGAACGGAGACTGCGAAGGCTTCTGGAAGGAAGATTACAAGTACATGGACTGCAGGAGAACAGACAGGGCTTGGAAAGGCAAAAGCCAGGACACAGAGGACAGAAACTACAAGGTGAACGAGAGGGAGGGCGTTCAATACAGAGACTGCAACTCCGGGATAGGAGAAGGGCGGCACAGAGAGGACAGAGTACCTGGGAGGTATAGGGAGGGGGGAAGGCGGTACAGAGAGGATAGAGGTCCTGCAGAGTCCGGGGAAGGGGGAAGGTGGTATAAGGGGGACAGAGATCCTAGGGACTACAGTGAGGGTGAAGGACATtatggggaaagggaaaggcagcGTAGGCAGGACAGGGGCTCTAGAGGGTacagggaggagggaaggcagtACATAGATGCCAGGGACCAGGCAGCCCAAGAAGACTTTGAGCAGCATGGGCAGCCTAAAGGCCGTGTCATGCACCGCAGCGATCCAGCTGGAGGCTGTGAAGCTCCTGCATTTGCAGCCTGGTCCTCAGGAGACAGCAGCACAAGCCTGGAGTCAGGCTCCTGCTACAGACAGTCAAGGACATGGGACACGGATTGCAATGGCTGTGGGGAGCCAGAAGGAGCAGCCCTGGATGCTAGAGCAGAGCGCTCGAGGGTACGCACGGGCCGGCCAGACTGGAGCCACATCTGGGAGGCGGAGGCCAAGGAAGGCAACAGGACGGGCTCCTTGCTGCAGCGAAACAGTTTCTACAGGAGGAcggctcccagcaccctgcGGCACTCGGAGTTTGTACAAACCAGGAAGGAGAAGCGAG AGATGACCCTCCTGTCCTCCCAGACACCATCCCTGGAGACGTCCTCAGCTGCCAGCGAGAGCCCAGAGCACAGGATGCTGGAGAAGAGGTCCAAGGTTATTGAGGAACTGCTCCAGACAGAGAGGGACTACATCCGAGACCTGGAGATGTGCGTGGAGAGGATCATGgtgcccctgcagcaggcacag ATGCAGAGTGTAGACTTCGAGGGTCTTTTTGGAAACATCCAAGTGGTGATAAGCTTCTCTAAGCAGCTGCTGTCCACCTTGGAGGCTTCAGATGCCATTG ggcCGGTGTTCCTGGCACAGCGTGCAGAGCTGGAGGGCGTCTACAGGGTGTATTGCCAGAACCATGATGAGGCCATTGCACTGCTGGAAACTTACGAGAAGGATGAGAAGATCCAGAAACTACTGGTGGACCTGCTGGATAGCCTCAG GAGCCTGTACAGTGAGTG GGGCTGCACAAACTACATTAACCTGGGCTCCTTCCTCATCAAGCCAGTGCAAAGGGTGATGCGGTACCCGCTGctgctgatggagctgctgagcGCCACCCCTGAGTCTCACCCTGACAAGGCTCCGCTCACAGCTGCTCTCCTTGCAGTCAAAGAAATCAACGTCAACATCAACGAGTACAAGCGTCGGAAGGACCTGG TGCTGAAGTACCGGAAAGGGGATGAAGATAGCCtcatggaaaagatctccaagctCAACTTCCACTCTATCATCAAGAAATCCAACCGTGTGAGCAGCCACCTCAAGCATCTCACGGGCTTTGCACCCCAG CTGAAGGATGAAGCCTTtgaggagacagagaaaaattTTCGGATGCAAGAGAGGCTGATCAAGTCCTTCATCAGGGACCTTTCGCTCTACCTGCAGCACGTCCGG GAGTCAGCCTGCATGAAGGCACTGGCAGCGGTCAGCATGTGGGACCTGTGCATGGAGAAAGGCAGTGGGGACTTGGACCAGTTCCAGAAAGTGAACCGGCTCATCAGCGACCAGCTCTTCTCCAACTTT AAAGAGCGGACGGAGCGGCTGGTGAGCTCGCCGCTGAACCAGCTGCTGAGCATGTTTGCGGGGCCTCACAAGCTAGTGCAGAAACGCTTCGACAAGCTCCTCGACTTCCACAACTGCACAGAGCGAGCGGAGAAGCTGAAGGACAAGCGAacgctggaggagctgcagtcGGCCCGCAACAACTACGAGGCCCTTAACGCCCAGCTGCTGGACGAGCTGCCCAAGTTCCTGTGCTTCGCCAAGGAGCTGTTCGCCAGCTGCGTGCGGGGCTACGCCGAGGCACACTGTGACTTCGTGCGCCTGGCCCTGGAGGAGCTGAGGCCCCTGCTGTCG TTGCTGAAGGTGTCTGGCCGGGAGGGGAACCTCATTGCCGTCTTCCAGGAAGAGCACAGCCGggtcctccagcagctccaggcctTCACCTTTTTCCCAGAGTCCCAGGCAGCTCCCAAGAAGCCTTTTGAGAGGAAGACCATGGAGCGTCAGTCTGCCCGGCGGCAGCCGCTCGGTGCCTTG CCCAGCTACCTCCTGCAGTCGGATGACATCCGAGCTGCCCTCCTGGCCCGCTATTCCCCCGACAGCCTCTTCCAGGCAGAGCGCAATTTCAATGCTGCCCAAGACCTGGATGTCTCGCTGCTGGAGGGAGACATCGTGGGGGTCATCAAGAAGAAGGACCCCATGGGCAGCCAGAATCGCTGGCTCATAGACAATGGGG TGACCAAGGGCTTTGTGTACAGCTCCTTTCTGAAGCCCTACAACCCGCGCCGCAGCCAGTCGGACGTCTCCGTGGGCAGCCACTCTTCCAACGAGTCCGAGCACAGCAGCTCCTCCCCGCACAGCAGCACCACGCTGACCTTCAGCCCCAGCGGGGGAGCCGTGGCCTTCACTCAGAAACCCCTGCAGGACTCTGCCTCCCCAGGAGACCCATACCAACCCCCACAGTCCCCTTTGCAGACGGACTCCCCCTCTGTGCCccagctcagctctggtgaCAGGACGGAGAGGCTGGAGGCTGGTGTGGTGACATCTCCACGCCGCTACAGCCGCCCTGAGCCAGGCTACAGCCCCGGCCCTCGCAATGGGCACCCCGCCAAAGCGCGGCTCAGGCCTGTGTCCTCGGTGGAGGACAGAGACTCCGGGCTGGAGAGCAGCGAGTCAGAGGGCAACCAG GTCTATTACGCGCTCTACACCTTCAAAGGCCGAAACACCAACGAGCTGAGCGTGTCAGCTAACCAGAGACTCAGGATCCTGCAGTTTGAGGACATCACAGGCAATCGAGAGTGGTGGCTGGCCGAGGCCCACGGCAAGCAGGGCTACGTGCCCTCCAGCTACATCCGGAAGACGGAGTACACGTGA
- the DNMBP gene encoding dynamin-binding protein isoform X3, whose protein sequence is MEAGSVVRAVFDFCPSVSEELPLFVGDVIEVLAVVDEFWLLGKKEGVTGQFPSSFVEPVDIPPLKQGEKLFVCTSDFTSQEPGSLSLQRGDLVILGGSLASSWLQGRSSWGSKGFFPSSCVRELCLSTRSRQLSQSALLEVPAYSLGQARALMDLSAQLEEELDFREGDVINIVGIPEPGWFEGELRGHRGIFPEGFVELLTPLRAAGTSEDPEPRGTRDTNGTVEVPTKQEEDSREDVGQEPGSTYGVALYQFQALESQELDFDVGDRIRIVGILEDGWLEGELRGKRGIFPHRFVRLEASDPCREKVGAGDPQAGVSCEATIQQDPESTCSKALPLPGKDGRAVEDGSVAHPVSDTITSHMAERSEGPPGTDLGQCQAFPDAGLQGPHPKAPADSLPSDCTKTVNGLHPSTRLPPQQSNKPGQAGVLEPQALPEHDGDSPALPQQAPCSPPDTCRSQVISPPNSWAAPEPQENQSSAQDLDGWVDSQQEKSKSCSSSLGGSHMGSDTWSGTWGECSLLTAQGDGCTDLDSKLTEQLAQFEKSLSGTGAEQDKVSRHFSILDYSSEKDIVRGSPEPASHAKQPERRKALRPPPPRPSTLATAPVPSQPGRLPKGRSLSFSVKPSRPAPRPPSSSQRRSLAPPQLQPSAQEQRAEEARDDLMQTGAASPCSILLTRIGEVERDLEAYGKTRAELSLMLEEQQDELVRAETLENLDFCDSNIESLSVELQELREMTLLSSQTPSLETSSAASESPEHRMLEKRSKVIEELLQTERDYIRDLEMCVERIMVPLQQAQMQSVDFEGLFGNIQVVISFSKQLLSTLEASDAIGPVFLAQRAELEGVYRVYCQNHDEAIALLETYEKDEKIQKLLVDLLDSLRGCTNYINLGSFLIKPVQRVMRYPLLLMELLSATPESHPDKAPLTAALLAVKEINVNINEYKRRKDLVLKYRKGDEDSLMEKISKLNFHSIIKKSNRVSSHLKHLTGFAPQLKDEAFEETEKNFRMQERLIKSFIRDLSLYLQHVRESACMKALAAVSMWDLCMEKGSGDLDQFQKVNRLISDQLFSNFKERTERLVSSPLNQLLSMFAGPHKLVQKRFDKLLDFHNCTERAEKLKDKRTLEELQSARNNYEALNAQLLDELPKFLCFAKELFASCVRGYAEAHCDFVRLALEELRPLLSLLKVSGREGNLIAVFQEEHSRVLQQLQAFTFFPESQAAPKKPFERKTMERQSARRQPLGALPSYLLQSDDIRAALLARYSPDSLFQAERNFNAAQDLDVSLLEGDIVGVIKKKDPMGSQNRWLIDNGVTKGFVYSSFLKPYNPRRSQSDVSVGSHSSNESEHSSSSPHSSTTLTFSPSGGAVAFTQKPLQDSASPGDPYQPPQSPLQTDSPSVPQLSSGDRTERLEAGVVTSPRRYSRPEPGYSPGPRNGHPAKARLRPVSSVEDRDSGLESSESEGNQQVYYALYTFKGRNTNELSVSANQRLRILQFEDITGNREWWLAEAHGKQGYVPSSYIRKTEYT, encoded by the exons ATGGAGGCTGGCTCTGTGGTACGAGCGGTCTTTGATTTCTGTCCCAGCGTCTCTGAGGAGTTGCCCCTCTTCGTGGGAGACGTCATCGAGGTGCTGGCTGTGGTGGATGAGTTCTGGCTCCTCGGCAAAAAGGAAGGTGTCACAG GGCAGTTTCCTAGCAGCTTTGTGGAACCTGTGGATATTCCCCCTTTGaagcagggagaaaaactgtttgtttgtACCAGTGACTTCACATCTCAAGAGCCAGGGAGCTTGTCATTGCAGAGAG GAGACCTGGTGATCCTGGGGGGTtccctggcctccagctggctccagggCCGAAGCAGCTGGGGTTCCAAGGGCTTTTTCCCCTCATCATGCGTGCGGGAGCTGTGCCTTTCTACTCGGAGCCGTCAGCTGTCCCAGAGCGCTCTCCTGGAGGTGCCTGCCTACTCACTGGGCCAAGCCCGGGCCCTGATGGACCTGTCTGCTCAGCTGGAGGAGGAACTGGACTTCAGGGAAGGGGATGTGATCAACATCGTTGGCATCCCAGAGCCTGGCTGGTTCGAGGGGGAGCTCCGAGGCCACAGGGGTATTTTCCCAGAGGGTTTTGTGGAGCTGCTTACTCCTCTGAGAGCAGCAGGAACCTCAGAGGATCCAGAGCCCAGAGGGACTCGTGACACCAACGGGACAGTGGAGGTTCCCACCAAACAGGAGGAGGACAGCAGAGAGGATGTAGGGCAGGAGCCAGGGAGCACCTATGGTGTTGCTCTCTACCAGTTCCAAGCCCTGGAGTCCCAGGAGCTGGATTTTGATGTGGGTGACAGGATTCGGATTGTGGGCATTCTGGAGGATGGCTGGCTAGAGGGGGAGCTGAGGGGGAAACGTGGCATCTTCCCACACAGATTTGTGAGACTGGAAGCCTCCGACCCTTGCAGGGAAAAGGTGGGTGCTGGAGATCCCCAGGCTGGAGTCAGCTGTGAGGCGACCATCCAGCAAGACCCAGAGAGCACCTGCTCCAAAGCTCTCCCTTTGCCAGGGAAAGATGGCAGGGCCGTGGAGGATGGCTCTGTTGCACACCCTGTGTCTGACACCATTACATCTCACATGGCAGAGAGGTCGGAGGGTCCTCCGGGCACTGATTTGGGACAGTGTCAGGCCTTTCCTGATGCAGGACTCCAGGGGCCACATCCCAAAGCCCCAGCAGACTCCCTCCCCTCTGACTGCACAAAGACAGTCAATGGCCTTCATCCCTCTACTCGGCTGCCCCCACAGCAGAGCAACAAGCCCGGCCAAGCAGGTGTACTGGAGCCTCAGGCCCTGCCTGAGCATGATGGAGACAGTCCTGCCTTGCCCCAGCAGGCTCCCTGCTCCCCGCCAGACACTTGCAGAAGCCAGGTCATTTCTCCTCCTAACAGCTGGGCAGCACCAGAGCCCCAGGAGAACCAGAGCAGCGCCCAGGACTTGGATGGTTGGGTGGACAGTCAGCAGGAGAAGTCCAAATCTTGTTCCTCCAGCTTGGGAGGTTCCCACATGGGCTCGGACACCTGGTCTGGGACGTGGGGGGAATGTTCCCTTCTCACAGCGCAGGGGGATGGCTGCACAGACCTCGACTCCAAATTGACAGAGCAGCTGGCACAGTTTGAGAAGAGTCTGTCAGGTACCGGTGCTGAGCAGGACAAGGTCTCCCGGCACTTCTCCATCTTGGACTATAGCTCTGAGAAGGACATCGTTCGTGGGTCTCCTGAGCCTGCCTCCCACGCCAAGCAGCCAGAGAGGAGGAAAGCCCTGAGGCCACCCCCTCCTCGGCCCAGCACCCTCGCGACAGCCCCTGTGCCCTCGCAGCCCGGCCGCCTCCCCAAAGGCAGGTCCCTGTCGTTCTCGGTGAAGCCCTCCCGGCCTGCGCCTCGGCCTCCGTCCAGCAGTCAGCGGAGGAGCCTGGCCCCTccgcagctgcagcccagcgcCCAGGAGCAGCGTGCAGAGGAGGCCCGCGATGACTTGATGCAGACAGGAGcggcttccccctgctccatcCTGCTGACGAGGATCGGAGAGGTGGAGCGAGACCTGGAGGCTTACGGGAAGACCCGCGCTGAGCTGAGCTtgatgctggaggagcagcaggatgagCTGGTGAGAGCGGAGACCCTGGAAAACCTTGACTTCTGTGATTCCAACATCGAGAGCCTCAGcgtggagctgcaggagctgagag AGATGACCCTCCTGTCCTCCCAGACACCATCCCTGGAGACGTCCTCAGCTGCCAGCGAGAGCCCAGAGCACAGGATGCTGGAGAAGAGGTCCAAGGTTATTGAGGAACTGCTCCAGACAGAGAGGGACTACATCCGAGACCTGGAGATGTGCGTGGAGAGGATCATGgtgcccctgcagcaggcacag ATGCAGAGTGTAGACTTCGAGGGTCTTTTTGGAAACATCCAAGTGGTGATAAGCTTCTCTAAGCAGCTGCTGTCCACCTTGGAGGCTTCAGATGCCATTG ggcCGGTGTTCCTGGCACAGCGTGCAGAGCTGGAGGGCGTCTACAGGGTGTATTGCCAGAACCATGATGAGGCCATTGCACTGCTGGAAACTTACGAGAAGGATGAGAAGATCCAGAAACTACTGGTGGACCTGCTGGATAGCCTCAG GGGCTGCACAAACTACATTAACCTGGGCTCCTTCCTCATCAAGCCAGTGCAAAGGGTGATGCGGTACCCGCTGctgctgatggagctgctgagcGCCACCCCTGAGTCTCACCCTGACAAGGCTCCGCTCACAGCTGCTCTCCTTGCAGTCAAAGAAATCAACGTCAACATCAACGAGTACAAGCGTCGGAAGGACCTGG TGCTGAAGTACCGGAAAGGGGATGAAGATAGCCtcatggaaaagatctccaagctCAACTTCCACTCTATCATCAAGAAATCCAACCGTGTGAGCAGCCACCTCAAGCATCTCACGGGCTTTGCACCCCAG CTGAAGGATGAAGCCTTtgaggagacagagaaaaattTTCGGATGCAAGAGAGGCTGATCAAGTCCTTCATCAGGGACCTTTCGCTCTACCTGCAGCACGTCCGG GAGTCAGCCTGCATGAAGGCACTGGCAGCGGTCAGCATGTGGGACCTGTGCATGGAGAAAGGCAGTGGGGACTTGGACCAGTTCCAGAAAGTGAACCGGCTCATCAGCGACCAGCTCTTCTCCAACTTT AAAGAGCGGACGGAGCGGCTGGTGAGCTCGCCGCTGAACCAGCTGCTGAGCATGTTTGCGGGGCCTCACAAGCTAGTGCAGAAACGCTTCGACAAGCTCCTCGACTTCCACAACTGCACAGAGCGAGCGGAGAAGCTGAAGGACAAGCGAacgctggaggagctgcagtcGGCCCGCAACAACTACGAGGCCCTTAACGCCCAGCTGCTGGACGAGCTGCCCAAGTTCCTGTGCTTCGCCAAGGAGCTGTTCGCCAGCTGCGTGCGGGGCTACGCCGAGGCACACTGTGACTTCGTGCGCCTGGCCCTGGAGGAGCTGAGGCCCCTGCTGTCG TTGCTGAAGGTGTCTGGCCGGGAGGGGAACCTCATTGCCGTCTTCCAGGAAGAGCACAGCCGggtcctccagcagctccaggcctTCACCTTTTTCCCAGAGTCCCAGGCAGCTCCCAAGAAGCCTTTTGAGAGGAAGACCATGGAGCGTCAGTCTGCCCGGCGGCAGCCGCTCGGTGCCTTG CCCAGCTACCTCCTGCAGTCGGATGACATCCGAGCTGCCCTCCTGGCCCGCTATTCCCCCGACAGCCTCTTCCAGGCAGAGCGCAATTTCAATGCTGCCCAAGACCTGGATGTCTCGCTGCTGGAGGGAGACATCGTGGGGGTCATCAAGAAGAAGGACCCCATGGGCAGCCAGAATCGCTGGCTCATAGACAATGGGG TGACCAAGGGCTTTGTGTACAGCTCCTTTCTGAAGCCCTACAACCCGCGCCGCAGCCAGTCGGACGTCTCCGTGGGCAGCCACTCTTCCAACGAGTCCGAGCACAGCAGCTCCTCCCCGCACAGCAGCACCACGCTGACCTTCAGCCCCAGCGGGGGAGCCGTGGCCTTCACTCAGAAACCCCTGCAGGACTCTGCCTCCCCAGGAGACCCATACCAACCCCCACAGTCCCCTTTGCAGACGGACTCCCCCTCTGTGCCccagctcagctctggtgaCAGGACGGAGAGGCTGGAGGCTGGTGTGGTGACATCTCCACGCCGCTACAGCCGCCCTGAGCCAGGCTACAGCCCCGGCCCTCGCAATGGGCACCCCGCCAAAGCGCGGCTCAGGCCTGTGTCCTCGGTGGAGGACAGAGACTCCGGGCTGGAGAGCAGCGAGTCAGAGGGCAACCAG CAGGTCTATTACGCGCTCTACACCTTCAAAGGCCGAAACACCAACGAGCTGAGCGTGTCAGCTAACCAGAGACTCAGGATCCTGCAGTTTGAGGACATCACAGGCAATCGAGAGTGGTGGCTGGCCGAGGCCCACGGCAAGCAGGGCTACGTGCCCTCCAGCTACATCCGGAAGACGGAGTACACGTGA